The following coding sequences lie in one Capsicum annuum cultivar UCD-10X-F1 chromosome 5, UCD10Xv1.1, whole genome shotgun sequence genomic window:
- the LOC107871231 gene encoding uncharacterized protein LOC107871231 has translation MAARQIQRRILSLLTTNQPQGLPWSSVSPARSSFRTNDICSRRCFRTVGEITKQAVDVGENNKNRDPNANADSSSIAADAVVSSIKKETTYNYTVQSKLKTSPRHDLMMIFTCKVCETRSMKTVCRESYDQGVVVARCDGCNNIHLIADRLGWFGQPGSVEDFLAARGEEVKKGCADSLGFKLEDLAGKKTMETIREEVESKSEI, from the exons ATGGCGGCTCGCCAAATTCAGAGGCGAATTCTGAGTCTTCTCACCACTAACCAACCTCAAG GATTACCATGGAGTTCTGTTTCTCCTGCAAGGTCATCTTTTCGCACGAACGATATATGTTCAAGAAGATGTTTTCGAACGGTTGGAGAAATCACCAAGCAGGCTGTTGATGTAGGGGAAAACAATAAAAATCGCGATCCAAATGCTAATGCTGATTCTTCTTCTATTGCTGCTGATGCAGTTGTCTCTAGTATCAAGAAAGAGACCACATACAACTACACCGTGCAATCTAAACTGAAAACGTCCCCAAGACATGATCTGATGATGATCTTCACTTGCAAAGTATGTGAAACCAGAAGCATGAAAACAGTTTGCCGCGAGTCATATGACCAAGGTGTAGTGGTGGCTAGATGTGACGGTTGTAATAACATACACCTTATTGCTGATCGACTCGGGTGGTTTGGTCAGCCTGGTAGCGTGGAAGATTTCCTGGCTGCTCGCGGAGAGGAAGTGAAAAAGGGTTGTGCTGATAGTTTAGGTTTTAAACTTGAAGATCTGGCGGGAAAGAAAACCATGGAAACTATTAGGGAAGAAGTAGAATCCAAATCTGAGATTTAG
- the LOC107871232 gene encoding squamosa promoter-binding-like protein 1 has protein sequence MEARDFHGPVVSNLEFGGGKKAGEWDLNDWVWDGDRFTVAPLNKEIPVVPVTTGISDVFSSERSDELTLGKGKEMEKRRRTIVIEDDDDDGQNGGEDGLLNLKLGEQLYPVMEGEGEKWEGKSGKKAKIGGVSSNRTICQVQDCQVDLSMSKDYHRRHKVCGVHSKAAQALVGNVMQRFCQQCSRFHVLEEFDEGKRSCRRRLAGHNKRRRKTNPENVANGASMNDEGGNNYLLVSLLRILANVQFNSSDQAKDQDLLSYLLRNLASLAGANNERNVSGLLPAPSGPQNAWTSMGAPKEVSLSPNGNCSTIPASEVTEKRIGSTSDAERGISRNPCAAQPGSVCCRKESLPINTNASATTSAPLKLNIDLNNIYDDSQVDIQKLQNSVAFANAGAASSACPPSISHDPHKSSSTRTSWNSGSTSSLSPSSSSGEAQSRTDRIVFKLFGKDPGELPTALRKQILDWLSHSPSNIESYIRPGCIILTIYLRMDKSTWEKLYCDLNSSLRKLLNASTCSFWHTGWVYTRVNDRVAFLYNGQVVLDTSLPIRSHGSCGISIIKPIAVCASESVQFLVKGFNLSRPTTRLLCALEGKYLVQGNCIDMMMEGADSCMNHEEIQSVSVPCIVPNVTGRGFIEVEDHGLSSNFFPFIVAEKDVCSEIRTLESIIEFAKMTDGFLQGTQEFQARDQALDFLHELGWLLHRSHLKFRVDSGADLNPFTFQRFKWLIDFSVDHDWCAVVKKLLDVFFNGAVDVGQESSLDVPLREVGLLHRAVRRKCRAMVDVLLKYRHRGAFDLSGLQKQQDDRGYLFRPDAVGPGGLTPLHVVASLAGCENLLNALIDDPGQVGIEAWKSARDSTGLTPNDYACLRGHYSYVHMVQKKINEKPDDGHVVLDIPGSYGHKSVKIASFQTEKSLEKPIHRQCKQCKQILSYRNSGTSLIYKPAMLSVVGIAVICVCVALLFKSLPDVHYSFRPFRWDLLKYGSI, from the exons ATGGAAGCTCGGGATTTTCATGGTCCAGTTGTGTCAAATTTGGAGTTCGGTGGTGGAAAGAAGGCTGGTGAATGGGATTTGAATGATTGGGTATGGGATGGTGATAGATTTACTGTAGCACCATTGAATAAGGAGATTCCGGTGGTTCCAGTAACTACCGGAATCTCCGATGTTTTTTCATCCGAACGTTCAGATGAATTGACTCTAGGAAAAGGTAAAGAAATGGAGAAAAGGAGGCGAACAATTGTAATTgaagacgatgatgatgatgggCAGAATGGTGGTGAAGATGGATTGCTTAATTTGAAGCTTGGTGAACAGTTGTATCCTGTGATGGAAGGGGAAGGGGAAAAATGGGAAGGAAAGAGTGGTAAAAAAGCGAAAATTGGTGGGGTTTCATCAAATCGTACAATTTGTCAAGTGCAGGATTGTCAAGTTGATTTGAGTATGTCTAAAGATTACCATCGACGACATAAAGTGTGTGGTGTGCATTCCAAAGCAGCACAAGCGTTGGTTGGGAATGTAATGCAACGGTTTTGTCAGCAGTGTAGTAG GTTTCATGTTCTGGAAGAGTTTGATGAGGGGAAGCGGAGCTGTCGTAGGCGTTTAGCTGGTCATAACAAAcgaagaagaaaaacaaatccAGAAAATGTAGCAAATGGAGCCTCCATGAATGATGAGGGTGGTAATAACTACTTACTGGTTAGTCTGCTGAGGATACTGGCCAATGTACAGT TCAATAGCTCAGATCAAGCTAAAGACCAGGATCTATTATCATATCTGCTGAGAAACTTAGCTAGTCTGGCTGGTGCAAATAATGAGAGGAATGTATCGGGCTTGTTGCCTGCACCTTCAGGTCCGCAGAATGCATGGACATCTATGGGGGCTCCAAAAGAG GTCTCTCTCAGCCCTAATGGGAATTGTTCGACTATACCTGCATCAGAAGTGACAGAGAAGAGAATAGGCAGCACGAGTGATGCTGAACGTGGGATTTCACGAAATCCTTGTGCTGCGCAGCCTGGCTCTGTGTGTTGTAGAAAAGAGAGCTTACCTATCAATACAAATGCTTCAGCCACCACATCTGCACCGTTGAAGCTAAATATTGATTTGAATAACATCTATGATGATTCTCAAGTTGATATTCAAAAGCTGCAGAATTCTGTTGCCTTTGCAAATGCAGGGGCTGCATCTTCTGCCTGCCCTCCATCGATAAGTCATGACCCTCACAAGTCAAGCTCCACAAGGACAAGTTGGAACTCAGGGTCCACCTCGTCCCTTTCACCGTCTAGTTCAAGTGGAGAGGCTCAG AGTCGAACCGATCGTATTGTCTTTAAACTCTTTGGAAAAGATCCTGGTGAATTACCTACAGCCTTGCGGAAGCAG ATTCTTGATTGGCTATCACACAGTCCTTCAAATATTGAAAGCTACATTAGACCTGGTTGTATTATACTTACAATATATCTTCGGATGGATAAATCCACATGGGAGAAG CTTTATTGTGATCTTAACTCTAGTTTGAGGAAGCTTCTTAATGCATCCACTTGTTCATTTTGGCATACTGGATGGGTTTATACAAGGGTGAACGATCGAGTGGCATTTTTGTATAATG GGCAGGTTGTTCTGGATACCTCCTTGCCAATTAGAAGCCATGGAAGCTGTGGGATATCAATCATCAAACCTATTGCAGTTTGTGCCTCTGAAAGTGTTCAATTTTTGGTGAAAGGCTTTAATCTATCTCGTCCCACTACAAG GTTATTATGTGCCCTGGAAGGGAAATACCTCGTGCAGGGAAATTGTATTGATATGATGATGGAAGGAGCTGATTCTTGTATGAACCATGAAGAGATCCAGTCTGTTAGCGTTCCTTGTATTGTGCCAAATGTTACTGGAAGAGGGTTCATTGag GTCGAGGACCATGGTCTTAGCAGCAACTTCTTCCCATTTATAGTTGCAGAGAAAGACGTTTGTTCTGAGATACGTACATTGGAAAGCATTATTGAGTTTGCTAAAATGACCGATGGTTTTCTGCAAGGAACTCAAGAATTTCAAGCCAGGGACCAAGCTCTGGACTTTTTACATGAATTGGGTTGGCTGCTTCATAGAAGTCATTTGAAATTTAGAGTGGATTCTGGTGCCGACTTGAATCCCTTTACTTTTCAGAGATTCAAGTGGCTTATAGATTTCTCCGTTGACCATGACTGGTGTGCTGTAGTAAAGAAACTGTTGGATGTATTCTTCAATGGCGCTGTAGATGTAGGACAAGAGTCATCATTAGACGTTCCATTGCGGGAGGTTGGCCTCCTTCATCGAGCTGTGAGGAGAAAGTGCAGAGCCATGGTAGATGTCCTCTTGAAATATCGTCATCGTGGAGCTTTTGACTTATCAGGACTGCAAAAGCAACAAGATGATCGTGGCTATTTATTTAGACCTGATGCAGTGGGTCCTGGGGGTTTGACTCCACTTCATGTTGTTGCTAGTCTTGCTGGCTGTGAGAATCTTTTGAATGCATTAATTGACGATCCAGGAcag GTGGGAATTGAAGCCTGGAAAAGTGCACGTGACAGTACCGGACTGACACCTAATGATTATGCATGCCTACGAGGCCATTACTCATACGTCCATATGGTCCAGAAAAAAATCAACGAGAAACCAGATGACGGGCATGTTGTTCTCGATATCCCTGGTTCGTATGGTCATAAGTCGGTAAAAATAGCTAGCTTTCAAACAGAGAAGTCGTTAGAGAAACCAATTCACAGACAATGCAAACAGTGCAAGCAGATATTGTCTTATCGAAACTCAGGAACATCACTTATATACAAACCGGCAATGCTTTCTGTGGTTGGCATTGCTGTCATATGTGTTTGTGTAGCTTTGCTGTTCAAAAGTTTGCCGGATGTTCATTATTCGTTCAGACCCTTCAGGTGGGATCTGCTGAAGTACGGATCCATCTAA